A region of Deinococcus rubellus DNA encodes the following proteins:
- a CDS encoding class I SAM-dependent methyltransferase: MTNPFLSADGAARYAAGRPDVQPLVLARVEPFLAGTALGVDVACGTGQCSVALAELVAEVRAFDISKEMLAHARPHPRVSYALSPAETLPLPDGCADVLTVFMAFHWLRREEFLAEARRALKPGGLLAICNSWFEGEMTGEPKFADFWQSYLRRYPSADRDRRPFGQTEAEAAGFSLHAERFTHPVTLSRELLIAYFLTQSNTITVTDAGRETPEQVATWLHEQLAPLLPDGEGGEFVFGAEVKVLTPLG; encoded by the coding sequence ATGACCAATCCCTTTCTGAGCGCCGACGGAGCCGCCCGCTACGCCGCCGGACGCCCCGACGTGCAGCCGCTGGTGCTGGCACGGGTCGAGCCGTTTCTGGCAGGCACAGCCCTGGGCGTGGACGTGGCCTGCGGCACCGGGCAATGCAGCGTGGCGCTGGCCGAACTGGTGGCCGAGGTGCGGGCATTCGACATTTCAAAGGAAATGCTGGCCCATGCCCGGCCCCACCCGCGCGTGAGCTACGCCCTCTCCCCTGCCGAGACGCTGCCTTTGCCGGACGGCTGCGCCGATGTGCTGACGGTGTTCATGGCCTTTCACTGGCTCAGGCGTGAAGAGTTTCTGGCTGAGGCGCGGCGGGCGCTGAAACCGGGCGGCCTGCTGGCGATCTGCAACAGTTGGTTTGAGGGCGAGATGACGGGGGAGCCGAAATTTGCCGACTTCTGGCAAAGCTATCTGCGACGCTACCCGAGCGCTGACCGTGACCGCCGCCCCTTCGGCCAAACTGAGGCGGAAGCTGCCGGGTTCTCTCTCCACGCCGAGCGCTTCACCCACCCTGTGACGCTGAGCCGAGAGCTATTGATCGCCTATTTTCTGACCCAGAGCAATACCATCACTGTGACCGACGCGGGGCGCGAGACACCGGAACAGGTAGCGACTTGGCTTCACGAACAACTCGCCCCCCTGCTGCCGGACGGCGAGGGAGGCGAGTTCGTGTTTGGAGCCGAGGTCAAAGTCCTGACGCCGCTGGGCTGA
- a CDS encoding helix-turn-helix domain-containing protein: MTLSEQFQTLPKLLKVSEVAEFTGTHERTVRRWIREGRMPAVESPAGIRVPRRTLWRFLGLDLLAA, translated from the coding sequence GTGACCCTAAGCGAACAGTTCCAGACCCTGCCCAAGCTCCTGAAAGTCAGCGAAGTCGCCGAGTTTACCGGCACCCACGAGCGCACCGTGCGCCGCTGGATTCGCGAGGGCCGGATGCCCGCCGTGGAAAGCCCTGCGGGCATCCGGGTGCCGCGCCGGACGCTGTGGCGCTTTCTGGGCCTGGACCTGCTGGCCGCTTGA
- the rplT gene encoding 50S ribosomal protein L20, with the protein MPRTKTGIIRRRRHKKVLKRAKGFWGSRSKQYKMAFQTLLNAATYEYRDRRNKKRDFRRLWIQRINAGARLHGMNYSNFIAGLKLAQIDLNRKILADIAAREPEAFAALVESAKTANSNKVSKNAA; encoded by the coding sequence ATGCCACGCACCAAGACCGGCATCATTCGCCGCCGCCGCCATAAAAAGGTGCTCAAGCGGGCCAAGGGCTTCTGGGGATCACGCTCCAAGCAGTACAAGATGGCCTTCCAGACGCTGCTCAACGCCGCGACCTACGAGTACCGGGATCGCCGCAACAAGAAGCGCGATTTCCGTCGTCTGTGGATTCAGCGCATCAATGCGGGCGCTCGCCTGCACGGCATGAACTATTCCAACTTTATTGCCGGTCTCAAACTCGCGCAGATTGATCTGAACCGCAAGATTCTGGCCGATATCGCCGCCCGCGAGCCGGAAGCGTTTGCCGCACTGGTCGAGAGCGCCAAGACCGCCAACAGCAACAAGGTCAGCAAGAACGCCGCCTGA
- the rpmI gene encoding 50S ribosomal protein L35 — protein sequence MPKVKTKKSAVRRIKITATGKVMAFKSGKRHQNTGKSGDEISGKGKGFVLAKSEWARMKAALPGRR from the coding sequence ATGCCGAAAGTAAAGACCAAGAAAAGCGCCGTGAGGCGCATCAAGATCACCGCCACTGGCAAAGTGATGGCGTTCAAGAGTGGCAAGCGCCACCAGAACACCGGCAAGAGCGGCGACGAGATCAGCGGCAAAGGCAAAGGCTTTGTGCTGGCCAAGAGCGAATGGGCGCGTATGAAAGCCGCCCTGCCTGGGAGGAGATAA
- a CDS encoding metal-sulfur cluster assembly factor, protein MSEDANPGINPAAAPAPAGLPDEAQVREALKIVKDPEIPVNVVDLGLIYGVDITAEGVVDVTMTLTSVGCPVQDLIRSDAEMAVMRLDGVNRVNVEFVWTPPWSPEKMTEDGKRQMRMFGFNI, encoded by the coding sequence ATGAGCGAAGACGCTAATCCCGGTATCAACCCGGCCGCCGCGCCTGCCCCGGCGGGTTTGCCGGACGAGGCGCAGGTACGCGAGGCACTGAAGATCGTCAAGGACCCGGAAATCCCGGTGAATGTGGTGGACCTGGGCCTGATCTACGGCGTGGACATCACCGCCGAGGGTGTGGTCGACGTGACCATGACACTGACCTCGGTGGGTTGCCCAGTGCAGGACCTGATCCGCTCCGACGCCGAGATGGCCGTGATGCGCCTGGACGGAGTCAACCGGGTGAATGTGGAGTTTGTCTGGACGCCGCCCTGGAGTCCGGAAAAGATGACCGAAGACGGCAAGCGCCAGATGCGGATGTTCGGCTTCAACATCTGA
- a CDS encoding NAD-dependent epimerase/dehydratase family protein produces MTDSSPTSVSRPQRVLLTGAAGHIGTALRQHLRGHYGLLRLSDLPAALAGLPPAGPGEELCPADLTDPAAVREVTQGMDAVIHLGGIPDEDTYPVIRAANMDGTANLLAAAQLCGVRRVAFASSIHAVGYAPHEPTGMNGPVRPDTFYGVSKVFGEALGRMYVDRYGLEFVSVRICSFLERPREARNLATWLSPRDAAQLFRRAVDAPGVTYLTVAGISGNTRRWMNPDGWDALGYAPEDNAEEYAAEIGHIVPAPGSHAARFQGGVFTEPDYLGRAGARS; encoded by the coding sequence ATGACAGACTCTTCTCCCACGTCCGTTTCCCGCCCCCAGCGGGTGCTGCTGACCGGCGCGGCGGGCCACATCGGTACGGCCCTGCGCCAGCATCTGCGCGGCCACTACGGGCTGCTGCGCCTGAGCGATCTGCCTGCCGCACTGGCCGGGCTGCCACCTGCCGGGCCGGGTGAGGAACTGTGCCCCGCCGACCTGACCGACCCGGCAGCGGTGCGCGAGGTCACGCAGGGCATGGACGCCGTGATTCATCTGGGCGGCATTCCCGACGAGGACACTTATCCGGTGATTCGCGCCGCGAATATGGACGGCACCGCCAATCTGCTGGCAGCGGCGCAGCTCTGCGGGGTGCGCCGGGTGGCCTTCGCCTCCAGCATTCACGCCGTCGGCTACGCGCCCCACGAACCCACCGGCATGAATGGGCCGGTGCGCCCCGACACTTTCTACGGCGTCAGCAAGGTCTTCGGCGAGGCGCTGGGCCGGATGTACGTGGACCGCTACGGTCTGGAATTCGTCTCGGTCCGCATCTGCTCGTTTCTGGAGCGCCCCCGCGAGGCCCGCAACCTGGCCACCTGGCTCTCGCCGCGCGACGCCGCGCAGCTCTTCCGGCGGGCCGTCGACGCGCCGGGCGTGACCTATTTGACGGTGGCGGGCATCAGCGGCAATACCCGGCGCTGGATGAATCCGGACGGCTGGGACGCGCTGGGCTACGCGCCTGAGGACAATGCCGAGGAGTACGCTGCCGAGATCGGGCACATCGTCCCTGCACCCGGCAGCCACGCGGCGCGCTTCCAGGGCGGCGTCTTCACGGAGCCGGACTATCTGGGGCGGGCCGGGGCCAGATCGTGA
- a CDS encoding glutaminyl-peptide cyclotransferase — MTPSAAASTSPKAAPAPASGVPTLIPRVVGRYPHDPAAFTEGLELVDGVLFESTGLVGESSIRRTNPQTGEVMQRRAPPSSKVFSEGLTVLGDVAYQLTWQDGLAYLYDARNLRSLGQLRYRGEGWGLTNDGKSLIMSDGSDTLVWRDPDTFAVTRRVRVSDRGAAITNLNELEYAGGSVYANVWLSNKVARIDPQSGKVTAWIDVTNLAREAQAAAAKAGQELGFDDVPNGIAFNAARGTLLLTGKRWPLVFEVKLP, encoded by the coding sequence ATGACCCCTTCTGCGGCTGCTTCCACCTCACCCAAAGCTGCGCCCGCTCCGGCGTCCGGCGTCCCGACACTGATTCCCAGGGTGGTGGGAAGATACCCGCACGACCCGGCGGCCTTTACCGAGGGCTTGGAACTGGTGGACGGCGTGCTGTTCGAGAGTACCGGGCTGGTGGGGGAGAGCAGCATCCGGCGCACCAACCCGCAGACTGGCGAGGTCATGCAGCGCCGCGCGCCGCCGAGCAGTAAGGTCTTCTCCGAGGGCCTGACGGTGCTGGGCGACGTGGCTTACCAGCTCACCTGGCAAGACGGGCTGGCGTACCTCTACGACGCACGAAACTTGCGGAGCCTGGGACAGTTGCGCTACCGGGGCGAGGGCTGGGGCCTCACCAACGACGGCAAATCGCTGATCATGAGTGACGGCTCCGACACGCTGGTCTGGCGCGACCCCGACACCTTTGCCGTGACCCGCCGCGTCCGGGTATCCGACCGGGGTGCGGCGATCACCAATCTCAATGAGCTGGAATACGCGGGCGGCAGTGTGTACGCCAACGTTTGGCTGAGCAACAAGGTGGCCCGCATCGACCCGCAGTCAGGCAAGGTCACCGCCTGGATTGACGTGACGAACCTGGCCCGCGAGGCGCAGGCCGCCGCTGCCAAAGCCGGTCAGGAACTGGGCTTCGACGACGTGCCCAACGGGATCGCCTTCAACGCGGCCAGGGGTACGCTGCTGCTGACCGGCAAGCGCTGGCCGCTGGTGTTCGAAGTCAAACTGCCCTGA
- a CDS encoding rhodanese-like domain-containing protein, translated as MNEVSPQETQTRMKDGAMLIDVREQSEYEDVHAQGAKLMPLSEFAASYSELPRDKELVMICRSGARSAQAAQHLLDNGYSHVSNLKGGTLAWQEAGLPTEAGAS; from the coding sequence ATGAACGAAGTCAGCCCGCAGGAAACCCAGACCAGAATGAAAGACGGCGCGATGCTCATTGACGTGCGTGAGCAGAGTGAATACGAGGATGTCCATGCCCAGGGCGCGAAACTGATGCCGCTGAGCGAATTCGCGGCGAGTTACAGCGAATTGCCCAGGGACAAAGAGCTGGTGATGATCTGCCGCAGCGGGGCACGCAGCGCCCAGGCCGCCCAGCACCTGCTGGACAACGGGTACAGCCATGTCTCCAACCTCAAGGGCGGCACCCTGGCCTGGCAGGAAGCGGGCCTGCCCACCGAGGCGGGAGCATCATGA
- a CDS encoding MFS transporter, with amino-acid sequence MTAPTSPPQPAQPQASVGRAKLILFLTIFVAMLGLSVLFPIFGPLSRQLGLTESQTGWFSTAYSLMQFVFSPIWGARSERIGRKPVLVMGLIGFSLSFGLFAIVADLGLRGVLSGTLLFMLLVGARFLGGILSSATLPTAQAMMADLTDRGNRAAAMGLIGAAFGLGVIFGPGLGGVLANFGLTVPVYFSAGLGLVTALLARLTLRETRAPGTSAPATGSRFALARGPIIVFLVISTLFTLASVGMEQTISFYVQDNLHLTVAQTPQVVGGMLALFGLISAAVQGGAIRPLSKRVSSTTLIPVGLVVMGAGMFALSAASVFWTMAGSLALIGIGSAILGPSLSAALSLSVNENQQGQVAGLNSSALALGRMTGPLIGTGLYQTVSHHAPYIFSGGVLAVLLVVVALARPQVRTPVPG; translated from the coding sequence ATGACCGCCCCCACCAGCCCGCCGCAACCCGCGCAGCCACAAGCCAGCGTGGGACGCGCCAAACTGATTCTGTTCCTGACCATCTTCGTGGCGATGCTGGGCCTGTCGGTGCTGTTTCCGATTTTCGGACCGCTCTCGCGCCAACTCGGCCTGACCGAATCGCAGACCGGCTGGTTTTCCACCGCCTACAGCCTGATGCAGTTCGTGTTCAGCCCGATCTGGGGAGCGCGCTCCGAGCGCATAGGCCGCAAGCCGGTGCTGGTGATGGGCCTCATCGGCTTCTCGCTGAGCTTCGGGCTGTTTGCCATCGTCGCTGACCTGGGCCTGCGCGGGGTCCTGAGCGGCACCTTGCTGTTCATGTTGCTGGTCGGGGCACGCTTCCTCGGCGGCATTCTGTCGAGCGCCACTTTGCCCACCGCCCAGGCGATGATGGCCGACCTGACGGATAGGGGCAACCGCGCCGCCGCGATGGGCCTGATCGGCGCGGCCTTCGGACTGGGCGTCATCTTCGGGCCGGGCCTGGGCGGCGTGCTGGCGAACTTCGGCCTGACTGTGCCGGTGTACTTCAGTGCCGGGCTGGGCCTGGTCACGGCGCTGCTGGCGAGACTGACCCTGCGCGAGACCCGCGCTCCCGGCACCTCGGCCCCGGCCACTGGCAGCCGCTTTGCGCTGGCCCGCGGCCCCATCATCGTGTTTCTGGTGATCAGCACCCTCTTCACGCTGGCCTCGGTGGGCATGGAGCAGACCATCAGCTTTTATGTGCAGGACAATCTGCATCTGACGGTGGCCCAGACCCCGCAGGTCGTCGGCGGGATGCTGGCCCTCTTCGGGCTGATCTCGGCGGCGGTGCAGGGCGGCGCGATCCGGCCCCTCAGCAAGCGGGTGTCTTCCACCACGCTGATTCCGGTGGGGCTGGTCGTGATGGGCGCGGGCATGTTCGCCCTGAGTGCCGCCAGCGTGTTCTGGACCATGGCCGGGTCACTCGCCCTGATCGGCATCGGCAGCGCCATCCTCGGCCCCAGCCTCTCGGCCGCCCTGTCACTCAGCGTTAACGAGAACCAGCAGGGGCAGGTGGCGGGCCTCAATTCCTCGGCGCTGGCGCTGGGCCGCATGACCGGCCCGCTGATCGGCACTGGCCTCTACCAGACGGTCAGCCACCACGCGCCGTACATTTTCAGCGGCGGCGTGCTGGCGGTGCTGCTGGTCGTCGTGGCACTGGCCCGGCCCCAGGTCAGGACACCCGTACCGGGATAA
- a CDS encoding rhodanese-like domain-containing protein, with protein MLPGPQYLVIDLRPGALQRAEPLSSLIPNPSRAVTLAQIEEGEHGLSAADGPLVVLCERGVRSTLAARFLRADGLEAVAFPGGVPALRRP; from the coding sequence ATGCTGCCTGGTCCTCAGTACCTCGTCATTGACCTGCGCCCCGGTGCCCTGCAAAGGGCTGAGCCGCTGTCCTCCCTGATCCCCAATCCCAGCCGCGCCGTGACGCTGGCCCAGATCGAGGAGGGCGAGCACGGCCTGAGCGCCGCCGACGGTCCGCTGGTCGTCCTCTGCGAGCGCGGCGTTCGCAGCACGCTGGCGGCCCGCTTCCTGCGCGCCGACGGACTGGAGGCGGTGGCCTTTCCCGGCGGCGTCCCGGCCCTGCGGCGGCCCTGA
- a CDS encoding AAA family ATPase — protein sequence MSRPTIHAMHGFLGSGKTTLARQLETELPAMRFSSDEWMVALHGQDPPAADFGDSRSRVYSLMRRQWLRVLELGLPVILDEGLWSRRERDELRSEAAALGVPLTIYTLNTPEDLARERVRRRNAEPGSLFIAENTYDLFRLRFEPLGPDEAHVVAAL from the coding sequence GTGAGTCGGCCCACCATCCACGCCATGCACGGTTTTCTGGGCAGTGGCAAGACGACCCTCGCCCGCCAGCTGGAAACGGAGTTGCCAGCCATGAGATTCAGCAGTGACGAGTGGATGGTCGCCCTTCACGGTCAGGACCCACCCGCCGCCGACTTCGGTGACTCCCGCTCGAGGGTTTACAGTCTGATGCGGCGGCAGTGGCTCCGCGTACTGGAACTGGGCCTGCCCGTTATTCTGGACGAGGGCCTGTGGAGCCGCCGCGAGCGTGACGAACTGCGTTCGGAGGCGGCTGCACTCGGCGTGCCGCTCACGATCTACACTTTGAACACGCCCGAAGACCTGGCCCGCGAGCGCGTCCGGCGGCGCAACGCTGAACCGGGCAGCCTTTTTATCGCCGAGAACACCTACGATCTGTTTCGCCTACGCTTCGAGCCGCTCGGGCCGGACGAGGCGCACGTGGTGGCGGCGCTCTGA
- a CDS encoding class I SAM-dependent methyltransferase, which translates to MRLSTLEQLLDTLDHLFDDGSDWTRRNAHDHWADLFGRPDHPLNSDLPDANLVDWQKRGLLPTTDLPRTGSKMALDIGCGLGRNTRWLAAQGYCATGVDLSRYAVSHARERSPDSSASYAECDVLREEIPGGPFDVVYDSGCFHHLAPHRRLSYLTALSACLKPGGLFGICTFAPGEMGSVADDLTLFRQGRLEGGTAYSTDDLQAVFSELELLDSGPLSPDNAEAVFAMGFLNAALFRRPE; encoded by the coding sequence ATGCGCCTCTCCACCCTGGAACAACTCCTGGACACCCTCGACCACCTCTTTGATGACGGTTCGGACTGGACCAGACGAAACGCCCACGACCACTGGGCCGACCTCTTTGGCCGCCCAGATCACCCACTCAACTCCGACTTGCCAGATGCCAATCTGGTGGACTGGCAAAAACGCGGCCTGCTCCCCACCACTGACCTGCCGAGGACCGGGAGCAAAATGGCACTGGACATCGGCTGCGGCTTGGGCCGGAATACCCGCTGGCTGGCGGCTCAGGGCTACTGCGCCACAGGCGTCGATCTCTCTCGCTACGCGGTGAGCCATGCCCGTGAGCGGTCTCCCGATTCCAGCGCCTCCTATGCCGAATGCGATGTCTTGCGCGAAGAGATCCCGGGCGGACCATTTGATGTGGTGTACGATTCGGGGTGCTTTCACCATCTCGCACCGCACCGAAGGCTGTCCTACCTCACGGCCCTGTCAGCATGTCTCAAACCCGGCGGACTCTTCGGCATCTGCACCTTTGCGCCGGGTGAAATGGGCAGCGTGGCTGATGACTTGACGCTGTTCAGACAAGGCAGACTCGAAGGGGGAACCGCGTACAGCACGGACGACTTGCAGGCGGTGTTCTCCGAACTGGAGCTGCTGGACAGCGGCCCCCTAAGCCCTGACAATGCTGAGGCTGTGTTTGCAATGGGTTTCCTGAATGCTGCCCTTTTCCGTCGTCCAGAATGA